A region from the Bubalus kerabau isolate K-KA32 ecotype Philippines breed swamp buffalo chromosome 12, PCC_UOA_SB_1v2, whole genome shotgun sequence genome encodes:
- the SERTM1 gene encoding serine-rich and transmembrane domain-containing protein 1 — MSEPDSSSAFSGSVENGTFLQLFPTSLSTSVDPSSGHLSNVYIYVSIFLSLLAFLLLLLIIALQRLKNIISSSSSYPEYPSDAGSSFTNLEVCSISSQRSTFSNLSS, encoded by the coding sequence ATGTCTGAACCTGACTCTTCCTCTGCATTCTCGGGGAGTGTGGAGAACGGAACTTTCCTCCAGCTGTTTCCCACATCCCTGTCCACATCGGTGGACCCGTCCTCAGGCCACCTGTCAAATGTCTACATCTATGTGTCCATATTCCTCAGCCTGTTAGCCTTTCTGCTCCTGCTTTTAATCATCGCCCTCCAGAGGCTCAAAAATATCATCTCCTCCAGTTCCTCCTACCCGGAGTATCCAAGCGACGCTGGGAGTTCTTTCACCAACTTGGAAGTCTGCAGTATTTCCTCGCAAAGGTCCACTTTTTCGAACCTTTCCTCctga